GAAGTCTTTTAGTTTCCAAAAACTCTGTATGGATAATGTTCCAAAATTCTCCAAACTCAGGATCTTTACTCATGTAAGCTGTCAATGGTAAAAAAGATTTTGCTAATGACATCATACTATTCTCTAATAACGTCTTGAAGAATAATGAATTATGGTACAAATCGCTTACTTTGTTCCATTGCCCGCTTTCTTCAAAATGTTTTAAAGCTGAACCTACACCAAAGAATCCAGGTACGTTTTGTTTTAACTGACTCCAAGAACCCACAAACGGAATCGCTCTTAAGTCAGCAAAATCAAGAGATTCTGATTTACTTCTTTTAGATGGACGGCTTCCAATGTTTGTTTTAGAGTAGTATTTCAGTGTACTCATTTTTTCCAAATAAGGAATAAATTTGGGATGATTCTTAAAACTTAAATATTTTTGATAACCCAAATCGGCTAACTGATTCAAAATCTCAGTTTCATCTGCAGACAATTCATTTTTTTCTTTTCCAAAAACCTGATTAGTTACACCAGCAGTCAATAAGTTCTCAATATTATAACGGCAAGAATCTAAAGTTCCAAAATTAGAACTGATAGTTTGTCCCTGAACTGTAATTTGAATTTCTTTATTTTCAATTTTTGGCCCTAAAGAAGCATAGAATTTATGTGTTTTTCCTCCGCCACGTGCAGGAGGCCCTCCACGTCCATCAAAGAAAATCGCTTTAATTCCGTATTTTCTTGAAATTTCAGTCAACGAAATCTTTGCCTGGTAAATACTCCAGTTCGCCATTAAATAACCACCGTCTTTTGTTCCGTCAGAGAAACCAAGCATTATTGTTTGCTCATTTCCTCTTGATTTTAAATGTTTAGCATATTCAGGATTAGTATACAACTGCTCCATAATAGAATGTGCATTTTGTAAATCATCAACAGACTCGAAAAGCGGAATAACATCTACAGAAGGATTTTCCCAATTATTCAGACGAATCATGGCAAAAGTTTCCATTACATTCAAAGCACTTTCGTTATTACTAATAATATAACGATTAGCTCCTTCTTCTCCATTATTCTTCTGAATGGTTTTAATTGCCTGAACAGATTCTAAAGTAGATCTTGTAATTTCATCTTCGAAATCAGCTGGATTTAAATCTCCTTTAACTTTGGACAAAACATCAATTTTTTGATCTTCTGTCAACTCATAATAATTTGTTGGAAAAATTGAAGAACCAGAGTTTAAATAAAAATCTACAACATCTTTAAAAACTTTATTATGGATTTTACTGTTTTGACGAATATCTAAAGTAGCAAAATGGAAGCCAAACAAATTGATTTTTACCAATAAAGCCTCTAATTCATCTAGATATAAAGACTGATGTTTTTCGATTATGATTGCTCTAATTGTATTTAACTGTGTCAATAATTCTTCTAAAGTAATAAAAATATCCCCTTTAGAATAGAATACAGAACGGTAAAGTTTATGTTCAAGATCTGATACTAAACTATCTACACCTGAGAAAGTTAACTTACGTTTTAGATTTCTCATTTCTACATAATAACACTTTAAAATTGAAGTTCTTAAACGATCTGCAACTTTAAGTGTAATTTCTGTAGTAACGAATGGATTTCCGTCACGATCACCTCCAGGCCAGAAACCAAGTTTGATTAATTGGTTTTCAATTGGAGTTCCTTCTTTAATATTTTTTTGAAGGTAATGTACAATTTCTCCAGCTGTAGCATAAAATACATTTTCCAAGTACCAGATCAAACTTACCGCTTCATCATAAGGATTTGGTTTTTCATGCTGAATAAAAGGAGTTTTTCCCAGCTGTGCGAGCAATTGTTTAATCTGTAATAAATCGTTCTGACGAATTGCTTCTGTCAAATCGTTAATAATTCCTAATACAGGGCCAGGATAAAATTGTGTTGGGTGCGCTGTTAGAACCGTACGAACATTGAAGTTTTCTAAAAACTCTACCAATTCATCATCTTTTTCTTTTGCATCTGATTTTTCTTTAATATCACGTAAAGACCCGCGTCCTTCCATATTGTTTACTTCTGGAAAAGCAGCATCTTCAATTGCATCAAATAATACAATCTGGCGCTCTATGTACTGGATAAATCGAAACATTAAGTCGATTTTTTCAGTTTCTGAAGCGTTACTTAGAAATTTATTAGAGAAAAAATCAAAAATTTCTTTTGGAGTTTCTTGTTTTTTAAAGCCCGTTTCGCACGTTTCTGTAAATAAAGGCAGTAAAACTCCCGTATTATCTATAGAATCAAATGGTAATGTTATAAAAACACTATTATAGATGTGGTATTTTGAGAGAACGTCTTGATTAAAACGCTCAATTTTCGGCAACGTATACATAATCGTGTTATAGTTGGTTGGTTAATTAGTCATAAAAAAACCCCAAGAATAAACTTGAGGTATATTTTAATATAGCATTCAAGAAAAGTTATTACATATTTTTGAAAATAGTATGCATCAAACGCTTCTTATCATTTATACTTTCCTCTAAAGAAATCATAGTTTCAGTTCTGTAAACACCATCAATATCGTCAATCATGAAGATAACTTCTTTCGCGTGCTTAGTATCTTTTGCTCTAATTTTGCAAAAAATATTGAATTTCCCTGTAGTTACAGAAGCTACAGTAACGAATGGAATTTGGTTAATTCGTTCTAATACAAATTTTGTCTGAGAGGTATTATTTAGAAATACACCCACATAAGCAATAAAAGAATACCCTAATTTATCGTAATCTAAAGCTAAAGAAGACCCCATGATAATACCTGCGTCTTCCATCTTTTTTACTCTAACATGTACTGTCCCAGCAGATATCAATAATTTTTTTGCAATGTCAGTAAACGGAACTCTCGTATTGTCTATTAACATATCTAAAATCTGGTGATCTACTTCATCTAAACGAAATTTACTCATAATTGTTTAATTAATATTACTAATTGCTATTACAAAGTATAAAATTATATATAAAAAACAAGAAATTCACATAAAAATTAACTTTTTATTAATCCGTTAACAAATTTAACATTTTTATTTAAATAAAAATTTGCTATTTGACCCACTTTTGGAAAATTCGAGAAATCATCCGAATATTCTTCGCCTTTTGCGTCATATTCATAATGTCCAAAGAAATTTTCCAAATCACCTACTTCAACAATGTAGGCGTTAAAATGAATCTTATTTTCGATTAATTCTTCTTTGTATTGAGCGACAAAATTCGTAATAATTTCGATACCATCATAATTTATTTTGACATTTTTATACATAAAATCATAAAAAACCACATTATTTTGTGAAATATTCAAATATTCACCAATTCGATTATTCACTAAATCGTTTTCGGAAATTTGTTTGAAGCTCAAAATTAACGCGAAAAAGATGTACTTACGTGTAACTTCTCTATCGTAATCGCCTGGGTAATGTCCTGCTTCAAATAAAATGGTTGGAACTCCTAAATGTTGAAAAGTGTCTCCAATACAATTAATATTAAAAGAATCGTCAAAACGTCCAACCTGTCCTGGAATATATTCCTGAAGCACCTTATTGATGCCTGCAATGATATTTATTGCTTTTTGTCTGTTCTCATTTACTTCTCTTTCTTCATTATAAGAAGGAGCTAAAAAAGAAACAGTAGCAGGTTTTCCTTCAGTTCCTGCTCCAAATATTGTACGCTGATCGTGAAGGTTAAAACAATAGTGAGGTTTAAACTCTTCGAATACTTGACGTAAAACATTACTTTCTGGCTGCGTTAGATCTTGTGAATCACGATTCAAATCAATTTCGTTGGCATTTGCTCTGGTGTATAATCTGGCTCCATCCGGATTTAATATCGGAATCCAGTAAAAAGTAAACGTGTTGAGCATTCTTTTGGCAAAATCAGTATCATCATTCAATAAATTGATAAAGTCAAATGATGCTTTAGTTGTGGTACTTTCGTTTCCGTGCATCTGAGACCATAAATATACTCGCGTTGGACCAGTACCAATTTGATAACTGTATATAGGTTCGCCTAAAACAGACTTTCCTATAATTTGCACTTGGTTGTTGGTATTTAATCTATCTAAAATGGGTTGAATATGATCTAACGTCAAATATCTTCCAGATATACTCTGCTCTTTGTATTGTATAAAAAGATTTTCTAAATTCATTATGTTTTGATTAGTTGACAAAAGTAAAGATCTTTATTTGTACAATTATAAAACCCCGAAAGCTTTAACAATTTAATAGTGTAACCATTTTTTTGAAACAACAACTGAATTTGTTATTGTAAAATTCTAATCTTTATAAAAAGTATATTTATGCCTCATTTTTCCTAATTGAAAAATTAGCGCGTATTTGGAGATTGGTACAGAAAATTTTCAAATACGCGATTCTCGCGCGTTTGAAAAAAATGTCAGTTTTACAATTTAATGCCGTTCTCAGGAATTTTACCCAAAACTCCTTCATAATGTTTTTTCAAAACTTCGAAATCGGCTTCATAATTTCCCGTTGGATAAAATGGCTCTCCAAGATTTACCTCTTTTTTTCCCCAGTCAAAAGCTACGGGAACAATTGGCACTTTTGCTTTAAGTGCTATAAAATAAAATCCGGTTTTGATTTCTGTGACTGCTTTTCGAGTTCCTTCTGGTGCCACAGCCAAACGAAAGATTTCTTTGCGTTCAAAAATTGCGGCGATAGAATCTACTTTATTCAATCCGCCTGAACGATCCAAAGGTTCTCCGCCAACATTTCTAAAATAATAGCCAAAAGGAAACCTAAATAACTCTTTCTTTCCTACCCAATTCATTTGTAATCCAGAAATACCTCGTGTAAAAAGTCCTATATAAAAGTCATGATTACTGGTATGGGGCATTACCATTAGTATACATTTTTTTATTTCGGCATTTTTCAATCCTATTATCTTCCAGCCCATTAGCTTAAAGAATAAGAATTTATATAATAGTTTTTTCATTAAAGATGTAATATTTGATGCAAAATAAAAGATTTAATGGTAAATTTGAGTAAAAGCATACAAAATGATTCGAAAATTTTTCAGTTACATTATCCCCATAAAAATATTTAAAAAGAAATCAGCTAGAAGCAAAATGATCGAAGTTACCTGGGCAAACGGTGAATTGGTTTTGGATACTGAAAATACAAATTATTCCTATGGAAGCTTACAACGTATATTAAGGTACGGACTTCGAAATATAGGTTACGAGAATATTCTAAAAATGGATCATATTTTATTACTAGGGGTTGCCGGCGGAAGCGTTGTTAAAACCTTAGTAGATGAAATTGAATATAAAGAAAAAATAACGGGTGTTGAGATCGATCCAGAAATGATTCAAATTGCAAATAAGTATTTCAACCTCCATCAGATTAAACAATTAGAAGTGGTTATTGATGATGCTTTTGAATTTGTATTAAAAACAAAAGACAGATATAACCTCATTATCATTGATATTTTTGAAGATACAAATATGCCTAACTTTTTGTTTCAGAAGTTTTTTCTAGATAAAATCTGTACCTTATTAAAAGATAATGGTTATGTTTTATTCAATACCATGATTTTGGATGAAGCGCATAATGTTAGAAACCGAAAATATATTTCGGAAGTAAATTCAGAGCTTTTTACTACTAAAATGCTTCCTCGAATTGAAGTGCACAACGAAATAATAATTATAAATAAAGTAGCCTAATTTCATGAGACCTCTTACCTCCATATTAAATGCCTTACCCCCTACTAAAATAATTGATGAAACTATTAGTATTTCAGAATACACGCCTATTAATCTATCCGTTTCCAATAAGGAACTGATTGATGCAGGGTTGGATACATCAGAAGATTTTGAAAAGTACATTACAAATTATCTGGAAAGAAAAAATGCCAAAGTTGCTTTTGGTGGTTATATAGAAGGGCGTTTTTTGTATCAGAGAAGTTCTATTTTTTTGAATGAATCTAAACCAGAACGAAATATTCATATTGGTTTAGATTTATGGGCCGATGCTGGAACGACTGTTATCGCAGCATTGGACGGGAAGGTTCATAGTTTTAAAAATAACATCGGGTTGGGTGATTATGGGCCAACTATAATTTTGGAACATAAAGTAGAAAATGAAAAATTTTATACTTTATATGGACATTTGTCGTTAGAAAGTATAGAAAACTTAACGATCGGAGACTGTTTCAAAAAAGGCGAGAAGATTGCGTCCTTAGGAAAAGCTTCAGTAAATGGCGATTATGCACCGCATCTCCATTTTCAAATCATACACAATATCGAAAATTACTGGGGAGATTATCCTGGAGTCTGCAATACAAAAGACCTGAATTTTTATATTGAAAATTGTCCCGATCCTAACTTATTATTAAAAATTACTTAAATAGTTATGAAGAAAGCAGGATTGATTATATGTTTGTTATTATTAATTGGATGTAAATCTAAAACAGTAAGCAGAGATACTGAAGATTTAAAAATAAAAAAAGTTTCGGGAGCTGAAATAAATGCAAATCAACAGCAAAAAGCGTATGACTTAGGAAAAAGAGTGCTGATGACTTGTAATACTTCAAAATTTAAACCTTTTAATGAAACTGAAGTAACCAAATCGGTAATGGAAAATACAACCGAGGAACGTTTAACTAAGACCTGTCAAAGGTTTAGACAGTATTATGGAAATTTTATAGATTTAAAACTGGATGGAGTTTACAAAACCAAACAAGAAGTCATTTACCGCTATCACGCTTTATATAGCAAAAAAGTAGCGAACAAAGAATTGAGAGTCTTTGTAAATGATGAAAATCTCATTTCGTCCATAAAATCAATGGACTGGGATGAAAAATTTGATGCTAAATTGGCTAATCAATAAATTAAAAATATGAATTTTAAATTACCCCTTCTTCTATTATTGTTCATTTCGACATTTGCAAAAGCACAGCAAGCTATAAGTATAAAAGGTTCATCTCCTTTTCCTGCAACTCAGGAATATACTTTTATCTGCGAAAAATATGCTTATACAGGTGAAGCCAAGATTCAAATAGCAAAAACAGATAAAGGCGGTATTTTAAAAATCACAATTGATACAGCAAACGACAAAGCCCGAATTGCCGGCGGTTTGTATGTAGATTTGGCCAATGCCGATGTGATTGCCTGTACCGATAAAAATGTAAAAGAATCAGCGGAAGGAAAAACAACTTCCTATTATTATTTTACTCCCGCAGAATGGTTAAAATTGAAAAAGACCGACATTTATGCTGTTCGATTTATAATAGCTGGAGGTTCAAATGATTTTGGAAACCAGACTGGTTATTTTACCGCTTATAATAAAATGAATTATTTCTCGACAGCATTTGATAAAAGCAAAAAAACATTTGATACAGCTAAAGAAATTAGTGTTTTGTAATGATTTTTGAATCTAATAAATCTTTATATTTAACATTAAAAATTTCCTATGAATTCAAATGAAACCCTAATAACAAAATTTTATACTGCTTTTGCTAATGCTGATGCCAAGACAATGAGCGAATGTTATCATCCAAAAGTTCATTTTATTGATCCAGCTTTTGGTTTACTTAAAGAAGGTCAGGTTTCAAAAAT
This portion of the Flavobacterium panacagri genome encodes:
- a CDS encoding phosphoenolpyruvate carboxylase, giving the protein MYTLPKIERFNQDVLSKYHIYNSVFITLPFDSIDNTGVLLPLFTETCETGFKKQETPKEIFDFFSNKFLSNASETEKIDLMFRFIQYIERQIVLFDAIEDAAFPEVNNMEGRGSLRDIKEKSDAKEKDDELVEFLENFNVRTVLTAHPTQFYPGPVLGIINDLTEAIRQNDLLQIKQLLAQLGKTPFIQHEKPNPYDEAVSLIWYLENVFYATAGEIVHYLQKNIKEGTPIENQLIKLGFWPGGDRDGNPFVTTEITLKVADRLRTSILKCYYVEMRNLKRKLTFSGVDSLVSDLEHKLYRSVFYSKGDIFITLEELLTQLNTIRAIIIEKHQSLYLDELEALLVKINLFGFHFATLDIRQNSKIHNKVFKDVVDFYLNSGSSIFPTNYYELTEDQKIDVLSKVKGDLNPADFEDEITRSTLESVQAIKTIQKNNGEEGANRYIISNNESALNVMETFAMIRLNNWENPSVDVIPLFESVDDLQNAHSIMEQLYTNPEYAKHLKSRGNEQTIMLGFSDGTKDGGYLMANWSIYQAKISLTEISRKYGIKAIFFDGRGGPPARGGGKTHKFYASLGPKIENKEIQITVQGQTISSNFGTLDSCRYNIENLLTAGVTNQVFGKEKNELSADETEILNQLADLGYQKYLSFKNHPKFIPYLEKMSTLKYYSKTNIGSRPSKRSKSESLDFADLRAIPFVGSWSQLKQNVPGFFGVGSALKHFEESGQWNKVSDLYHNSLFFKTLLENSMMSLAKSFLPLTAYMSKDPEFGEFWNIIHTEFLETKRLLLKIAGHKTLMENYPDGIASIQIRERIVLPLLTIQQYALLRINELNKAETPNEDLIKVYEKIVTRSLFGNTNASRNSA
- a CDS encoding Lrp/AsnC family transcriptional regulator; amino-acid sequence: MSKFRLDEVDHQILDMLIDNTRVPFTDIAKKLLISAGTVHVRVKKMEDAGIIMGSSLALDYDKLGYSFIAYVGVFLNNTSQTKFVLERINQIPFVTVASVTTGKFNIFCKIRAKDTKHAKEVIFMIDDIDGVYRTETMISLEESINDKKRLMHTIFKNM
- a CDS encoding M14 family metallopeptidase, with protein sequence MNLENLFIQYKEQSISGRYLTLDHIQPILDRLNTNNQVQIIGKSVLGEPIYSYQIGTGPTRVYLWSQMHGNESTTTKASFDFINLLNDDTDFAKRMLNTFTFYWIPILNPDGARLYTRANANEIDLNRDSQDLTQPESNVLRQVFEEFKPHYCFNLHDQRTIFGAGTEGKPATVSFLAPSYNEEREVNENRQKAINIIAGINKVLQEYIPGQVGRFDDSFNINCIGDTFQHLGVPTILFEAGHYPGDYDREVTRKYIFFALILSFKQISENDLVNNRIGEYLNISQNNVVFYDFMYKNVKINYDGIEIITNFVAQYKEELIENKIHFNAYIVEVGDLENFFGHYEYDAKGEEYSDDFSNFPKVGQIANFYLNKNVKFVNGLIKS
- a CDS encoding 1-acyl-sn-glycerol-3-phosphate acyltransferase, with protein sequence MKKLLYKFLFFKLMGWKIIGLKNAEIKKCILMVMPHTSNHDFYIGLFTRGISGLQMNWVGKKELFRFPFGYYFRNVGGEPLDRSGGLNKVDSIAAIFERKEIFRLAVAPEGTRKAVTEIKTGFYFIALKAKVPIVPVAFDWGKKEVNLGEPFYPTGNYEADFEVLKKHYEGVLGKIPENGIKL
- a CDS encoding spermidine synthase — encoded protein: MIRKFFSYIIPIKIFKKKSARSKMIEVTWANGELVLDTENTNYSYGSLQRILRYGLRNIGYENILKMDHILLLGVAGGSVVKTLVDEIEYKEKITGVEIDPEMIQIANKYFNLHQIKQLEVVIDDAFEFVLKTKDRYNLIIIDIFEDTNMPNFLFQKFFLDKICTLLKDNGYVLFNTMILDEAHNVRNRKYISEVNSELFTTKMLPRIEVHNEIIIINKVA
- a CDS encoding peptidoglycan DD-metalloendopeptidase family protein yields the protein MRPLTSILNALPPTKIIDETISISEYTPINLSVSNKELIDAGLDTSEDFEKYITNYLERKNAKVAFGGYIEGRFLYQRSSIFLNESKPERNIHIGLDLWADAGTTVIAALDGKVHSFKNNIGLGDYGPTIILEHKVENEKFYTLYGHLSLESIENLTIGDCFKKGEKIASLGKASVNGDYAPHLHFQIIHNIENYWGDYPGVCNTKDLNFYIENCPDPNLLLKIT